A part of Candidatus Caldatribacterium sp. genomic DNA contains:
- a CDS encoding DNA replication/repair protein RecF: MHFEAVTLLRFRNLREVRLSLGQGVFVLFGGNAQGKTNFLEALFLVARGFSPFSSRDEELISFGEDSAALAARFVEGSSFFVRQVVLRKGGKREWRRDGKVERKRVSLPLVGSFPEDLALAEGEPKKRRDFIDRAISFLSPQFEALLGDYERILTQRNLLLREKKDEGLVAVYGEQLVALGARIVEERLRYLRLFVPFLSRAYRDISGNDEPLEVRYESKGYSLREGVREGLAKAAKALQKEEWERGMTLFGPHRDEISFLLGKRDVREFASFGEKKSVVLALRMAEKAVVQWIRKENPVLLLDDAFPGLDAQRKAFLSSCVFSGDQVFLTTTEEDIAREFAERGARIFRVCEGRIEDA; the protein is encoded by the coding sequence GTGCATTTTGAGGCGGTTACCCTTCTGCGGTTTCGAAACCTCCGGGAGGTCCGTCTCTCCTTAGGGCAAGGGGTTTTTGTCCTCTTTGGGGGTAACGCTCAGGGAAAGACGAATTTCCTTGAGGCTCTCTTTCTTGTGGCCCGGGGTTTTTCTCCCTTTTCCTCCCGCGATGAGGAGCTCATCAGCTTCGGAGAGGATTCCGCCGCTTTGGCTGCTCGCTTTGTGGAAGGGAGCTCGTTCTTTGTGCGACAGGTGGTCTTGAGAAAGGGAGGAAAGCGGGAATGGCGGAGGGATGGGAAAGTTGAGAGGAAGCGTGTATCCCTTCCTCTTGTGGGGTCCTTTCCCGAGGACCTTGCCCTTGCCGAGGGCGAGCCGAAGAAGCGGCGGGACTTCATCGATCGGGCGATAAGTTTCCTTTCTCCCCAGTTTGAGGCTCTTTTGGGAGACTACGAACGGATTCTTACCCAGCGGAATCTCCTTCTTAGAGAAAAAAAGGACGAAGGGCTCGTTGCTGTCTACGGAGAGCAGCTTGTAGCCCTTGGCGCAAGGATTGTTGAAGAGCGTCTCCGGTACCTCCGGCTCTTTGTTCCTTTTCTCTCCCGGGCGTACCGGGATATCTCGGGGAACGACGAGCCTCTTGAGGTGCGCTACGAGTCGAAGGGCTACAGCTTGCGAGAGGGGGTTCGGGAGGGCCTTGCGAAAGCTGCAAAGGCCCTGCAGAAAGAGGAGTGGGAGCGGGGAATGACTCTCTTTGGCCCCCACCGGGATGAGATTTCCTTTCTCCTCGGAAAGCGAGACGTTCGGGAATTCGCCTCTTTTGGGGAGAAGAAGAGTGTCGTTTTAGCGTTACGCATGGCGGAGAAGGCTGTGGTACAATGGATACGGAAAGAGAATCCGGTGCTCCTTTTGGACGACGCATTCCCGGGCCTTGATGCGCAGAGGAAGGCATTCCTCTCTTCGTGTGTCTTCTCAGGGGACCAGGTGTTCCTCACGACGACTGAGGAGGACATAGCCCGGGAATTTGCAGAGCGTGGAGCCAGGATTTTCAGGGTGTGCGAGGGGAGAATCGAGGATGCGTAA